A window from Anser cygnoides isolate HZ-2024a breed goose chromosome 1, Taihu_goose_T2T_genome, whole genome shotgun sequence encodes these proteins:
- the ARID2 gene encoding AT-rich interactive domain-containing protein 2 isoform X2 encodes MANSTGKNHADQRRKGLAFLDELRQFHHSRGSPFKKIPVVGGKELDLHALYTRVTTLGGFGKVSEKNQWGEIVEEFNFPRSCSNAAFALKQYYLRYLEKYEKVHHFGEEDDEVQPGNPKPQLPIGAIPSSYNYQQHSVSDYLRQSYGLSMDFNSPNDYNKLVLSLLSGLPNEVDFAINVCTLLSNESKHVMQLEKDPKIITLLLANAGVFDDTLGSFSAVFGEEWKEKTDRDFVKFWKDIVEDIEVRDLISDRSKSQEIPSEDWIWESLFHPPRKLGINDIEGQRVLQIAVILRNLSFEEGNVKLLAANRTCLRFLLLSAHSHFISLRQLGLDTLGNIAAELLLDPVDFKTTHLMFHTVTKCLMSRDRFLKMRGMEILANLCKAEDNGVLICEYVDQESYKEIICHLTLPDVLLVISALEVLYMLTEMGEVACTKISKVEKSIDTLVCLVSMDIQMFGPDALTAVKLIEHQCVNQQGVPDVRPPVMDHGSSQAHAAGVPASRAAPHVAPPPGIVEIDSEKFACQWLNAHFELNLDCSVSRAEMYSEYLSTCSKLARGGILTSTGFYKCLRTVFPNHTVKRVEDPNNNGQAHIHVVGVKRRAIPLPIQMYYQQQPTSSTPIVRVDSIPDVSSSPSPAGIPHGPQSVGNHYQRTPINQSSTLTATQMSFPIQGVHTVAQTVSRIPQNPVHAQQQNATMTVIQNKGPIPCEVVKATVIQSSVPQSGVPVTIAVGGAQASNQNHSSTGPQPSVAVVGSQTLLHHQPVIQQQSPLHAVVPGQIPSGTPVTVIQQAVPQGHIFGRVQNIPACSSAVSQGQQLITTSSQPGQTSSQQSSTGNQQQDTVIIAPQQYVTTSASNIVSATTVQNFQVAAGQVVTIAGVQNPPTSRVGFQNIAPKPSQQGPPNVQQPMQSQQQPQPPPSQQSVVIVSQPAQQGQTYAPAIHQIVLANPASIPAGQTVQLTGQPSITPSSSPSPGPVTNNQVPTVMSSSCTTSQSQGPPPTVSQMLSVKRQQQQQHSPASSQQQVQQPIQMQVQSQQANAGVGQPNSGESSLIKQLLLPKRGPSTPGGKLILPAPQIPPPNNARAPSPQVVYQMANNQAPGYGVQGQSSAQQLLVGQQNVQLVQGAIPPQGAVQTVPISNLQILPGQLISNSPATIFQGTTGNQVTITVVPNTSFATATVSQGNATQIIAPAGIAVSGTQTGVGLQVQTLPATQAPSAGQSPCTAAPPFKGDKIICQKEEEAKEATGLHIHERKIEVMENPSCRRGAANTSNGDAKENEMQSTPATSIPTVQVQGQQINLQPPSYTAASQHAEQMKKPGQNFMCLWQSCKKWFQTPSQVFYHAATEHGGKDVYPGQCLWEGCEPFQRQRFSFITHLQDKHCSRDALLAGLKQDELGQAGNQKPSNKPPAVGGTPAAPRAQKAIVNHPSAALMALRRGSRNLVFRDFTDEKEGPITKHIRLTAALILKNIGKYSECGRRLLKRHENHLSVLAISNMEASSTLAKCLYELNFTVQSKEHEKDSEMLQ; translated from the exons ttATCTAGAAAAGTATGAAAAAGTCCATCATTTTGGGGAGGAGGATGATGAGGTACAACCAGGCAATCCAAAGCCACAACTTCCCATTGGTGCAATTCCATCTTCTTATAACTACCAGCAACACAGTGTGTCAG attACCTTCGTCAAAGCTATGGGCTGTCTATGGACTTTAATTCACCAAATGACTATAATAAATTGGTGCTTTCACTGTTATCTGGACTCCCAAATGAAGTGGATTTTGCAATTAATGTATGTACTcttctttcaaatgaaagcaaGCATGTCATGCAGCTTGAAAAGGACCCTAAAATCATCACATTACTGCTTGCTAATGCTGGGGTGTTTGATGACA CTTTAGGAtcattttctgctgtatttGGAGAAGAATGGAAGGAGAAAACTGATAGAGATTTTGTtaag ttttggaaggatattgttgAGGATATTGAAGTACGTGACCTAATTTCTGACAGAAGCAAATCTCAAG AAATTCCATCAGAAGATTGGATTTGGGAATCCTTATTTCATCCACCTCGCAAATTGGGCATTAATGATATCGAAGGGCAGCGGGTTCTTCAGATCGCAGTGATTTTACGTAATCTTTCTTTTGAAGAGGGAAATGTTAAACTTTTGGCAGCTAATCGTACTTGTCTTCGGTTCCTGCTACTCTCTGCTCacagtcattttatttctctacGGCAGTTGGGGCTTGACACGCTGGGAAATATTGCAGCAGAG CTTCTTTTGGATCCTGTTGATTTCAAAACTACTCATCTAATGTTTCACACTGTTACAAAATGCCTCATGTCAAGggatagatttttaaaaatgagag gcatGGAAATCTTGGCAAATCTTTGTAAGGCTGAAGATAATGGTGTCTTAATTTGTGAATATGTGGATCAAGAATCCTACAAAGAGATCATATGTCATCTCACGCTGCCAGATGTGCTGCTTGTAATCTCAGCACTTGAGGTGCTATACATGCTCACAGAAATGGGAGAAGTGGCCTGCACAAAGATTTCTAAAGTAGAGAAGAGCATAG ATACATTAGTATGTCTGGTTTCTATGGACATCCAGATGTTTGGACCTGATGCGCTTACTGCTGTAAAACTCATTGAACATCAGTGTGTTAACCAGCAAGGAGTACCTGATGTCAGACCACCAGTAATGGATCATGGTTCTTCACAGGCCCATGCAGCAGGTGTCCCGG cCTCTAGAGCAGCACCACATGTTGCTCCACCACCAGGAATAGTAGAAATAGACAGCGAGAAATTTGCGTGTCAGTG gTTGAATGCACATTTTGAGCTGAATCTTGATTGCTCAGTCTCTCGAGCAGAAATGTACTCTGAATACCTCTCTACCTGTAGTAAATTAGCTCGAGGTGGAATCCTGACATCAACTGGATTTTATAAATGTCTGCG AACTGTCTTTCCAAATCATACAGTGAAGAGAGTAGAAGATCCAAATAACAATGGTCAAGCACATATACATGTGGTAGGAGTGAAAAGGAGAGCTATACCACTTCCCATTCAGATGTACTATCAGCAGCAACCAACTTCGTCTACCCCAATTGTTCGGGTCGATTCAATTCCTGATGTGTCGTCTTCTCCTTCGCCAGCAG GAATCCCACATGGGCCACAAAGCGTAGGAAATCATTATCAGAGGACCCCTATTAACCAGTCTTCAACTTTGACAGCAACACAGATGTCTTTTCCAATTCAAGGTGTTCATACTGTGGCACAGACTGTTTCTAGAATTCCACAAAACCCTGTTCATGCACAGCAGCAAAATGCTACAATGACTGTTATACAGAATAAAGGTCCAATACCCTGTGAAGTAGTGAAGGCCACAGTAATACAGAGCTCTGTCCCCCAGTCTGGGGTTCCTGTTACTATTGCTGTAGGAGGAGCGCAAGCTTCTAATCAAAATCACAGCAGTACAGGACCACAGCCgtctgttgctgttgttggttCTCAGACGTTGCTTCACCACCAACCTGTAATTCAACAACAGTCTCCGCTGCACGCAGTGGTACCAGGACAGATACCTTCAGGCACTCCTGTTACAGTAATTCAACAAGCTGTACCTCAGGGTCATATATTTGGCAGAGTACAAAACATACCAGCATGCAGTTCAGCAGTTTCACAGGGTCAACAGCTAATCACCACATCATCGCAACCCGGGCAGACGTCATCTCAGCAGTCTTCTACTGGTAACCAGCAACAGGACACAGTCATCATAGCACCACAGCAGTACGTCACCACCTCTGCTTCTAACATTGTTTCTGCCACCACCGTTCAGAATTTCCAAGTAGCAGCTGGGCAGGTGGTCACAATTGCAGGCGTCCAGAACCCACCCACCTCTAGGGTGGGCTTTCAGAACATCGCACCAAAGCCATCCCAGCAAGGTCCGCCTAACGTACAGCAGCCGATGCAGTcgcagcagcagccgcagccaCCACCGTCCCAGCAAAGCGTAGTGATTGTAAGCCAGCCAGCTCAGCAAGGTCAAACGTACGCACCAGCCATTCACCAAATAGTGCTTGCTAATCCAGCTTCCAttcctgctggtcaaactgtCCAGTTGACTGGACAGCCAAGCATTACTCCATCTTCTTCACCATCCCCAGGTCCGGTTACAAATAATCAAGTCCCCACAGTTATGTCATCTTCATGTACCACTTCTCAGTCACAAGGACCCCCTCCTACCGTCAGCCAGATGCTTTCTGtaaagaggcagcagcagcagcaacactcACCAGCATCGTCACAGCAACAGGTACAACAACCGATACAAATGCAAGTTCAGTCCCAACAAGCTAACGCAGGAGTTGGCCAGCCTAACTCTGGTGAATCTAGTCTGATTAAACAACTGCTTCTTCCGAAAAGAGGCCCCTCCACTCCAGGGGGGAAGCTTATACTCCCAGCTCCGCAGATTCCTCCACCTAACAATGCAAGAGCTCCTAGCCCTCAGGTGGTTTATCAGATGGCCAATAACCAAGCACCGGGTTACGGAGTTCAAGGACAGTCttcagctcagcagctgctaGTTGGACAACAAAATGTTCAGCTGGTCCAGGGTGCAATCCCGCCCCAAGGGGCAGTGCAAACAGTACCCATTTCTAATTTACAGATATTGCCAGGTCAGTTGATCTCCAACAGCCCAGCAACGATTTTCCAAGGGACTACTGGCAACCAGGTTACGATAACAGTTGTGCCAAATACGAGTTTTGCTACTGCAACTGTGAGTCAGGGAAACGCAACTCAAATCATCGCTCCAGCAGGCATTGCAGTGAGTGGAACGCAGACAGGAGTTGGGCTCCAGGTGCAAACGCTTCCAGCTACTCAAGCACCTTCAGCTGGACAATCACCGTGTACTGCTGCTCCCCCGTTCAAAGGTGATAAAATAATTTGccaaaaggaggaagaagcaaaggAAGCAACAGGTTTACACATTCACGAACGTAAAATTGAAGTTATGGAGAATCCTTCCTGCCGAAGAGGAGCTGCAAACaccagcaatggggatgcaaaagaaaatgaaatgcag agcacaCCTGCGACGTCAATACCAACAGTGCAAGTACAAGGCCAGCAGATCAATTTGCAGCCACCTTCATACACTGCAGCAAGTCAGCATGCAGAGCAAATGAAGAAACCTGGACAGAACTTCATGTGTCTGTGGCAATCTTGTAAAAA GTGGTTTCAAACACCATCACAGGTCTTCTATCATGCAGCAACTGAACATGGAGGAAAAGATGTCTACCCAGGGCAGTGCTTATGGGAGGGATGTGAACCTTTCCAGCGGCAGAGGTTTTCCTTCATTACCCATTTACAG gATAAACATTGTTCCAGAGATGCTTTACTTGCAGGATTAAAGCAAGATGAACTTGGGCAAGCAGGAAATCAGAAGCCTTCCAATAA GCCGCCAGCTGTAGGGGGtactcctgctgctcccagagcACAGAAGGCCATTGTGAATCATCCAAGTGCTGCCCTAATGGCGTTAAGGAGGGGATCAAGAAACCTCGTCTTCAGAGATTTCACA GATGAAAAAGAGGGACCAATAACTAAACACATCCGATTAACAGCTGccttaatattaaaaaatattggtAAATATTCAGAATGTGGTCGCAG
- the ARID2 gene encoding AT-rich interactive domain-containing protein 2 isoform X1: MANSTGKNHADQRRKGLAFLDELRQFHHSRGSPFKKIPVVGGKELDLHALYTRVTTLGGFGKVSEKNQWGEIVEEFNFPRSCSNAAFALKQYYLRYLEKYEKVHHFGEEDDEVQPGNPKPQLPIGAIPSSYNYQQHSVSDYLRQSYGLSMDFNSPNDYNKLVLSLLSGLPNEVDFAINVCTLLSNESKHVMQLEKDPKIITLLLANAGVFDDTLGSFSAVFGEEWKEKTDRDFVKFWKDIVEDIEVRDLISDRSKSQEIPSEDWIWESLFHPPRKLGINDIEGQRVLQIAVILRNLSFEEGNVKLLAANRTCLRFLLLSAHSHFISLRQLGLDTLGNIAAELLLDPVDFKTTHLMFHTVTKCLMSRDRFLKMRGMEILANLCKAEDNGVLICEYVDQESYKEIICHLTLPDVLLVISALEVLYMLTEMGEVACTKISKVEKSIDTLVCLVSMDIQMFGPDALTAVKLIEHQCVNQQGVPDVRPPVMDHGSSQAHAAGVPASRAAPHVAPPPGIVEIDSEKFACQWLNAHFELNLDCSVSRAEMYSEYLSTCSKLARGGILTSTGFYKCLRTVFPNHTVKRVEDPNNNGQAHIHVVGVKRRAIPLPIQMYYQQQPTSSTPIVRVDSIPDVSSSPSPAGIPHGPQSVGNHYQRTPINQSSTLTATQMSFPIQGVHTVAQTVSRIPQNPVHAQQQNATMTVIQNKGPIPCEVVKATVIQSSVPQSGVPVTIAVGGAQASNQNHSSTGPQPSVAVVGSQTLLHHQPVIQQQSPLHAVVPGQIPSGTPVTVIQQAVPQGHIFGRVQNIPACSSAVSQGQQLITTSSQPGQTSSQQSSTGNQQQDTVIIAPQQYVTTSASNIVSATTVQNFQVAAGQVVTIAGVQNPPTSRVGFQNIAPKPSQQGPPNVQQPMQSQQQPQPPPSQQSVVIVSQPAQQGQTYAPAIHQIVLANPASIPAGQTVQLTGQPSITPSSSPSPGPVTNNQVPTVMSSSCTTSQSQGPPPTVSQMLSVKRQQQQQHSPASSQQQVQQPIQMQVQSQQANAGVGQPNSGESSLIKQLLLPKRGPSTPGGKLILPAPQIPPPNNARAPSPQVVYQMANNQAPGYGVQGQSSAQQLLVGQQNVQLVQGAIPPQGAVQTVPISNLQILPGQLISNSPATIFQGTTGNQVTITVVPNTSFATATVSQGNATQIIAPAGIAVSGTQTGVGLQVQTLPATQAPSAGQSPCTAAPPFKGDKIICQKEEEAKEATGLHIHERKIEVMENPSCRRGAANTSNGDAKENEMQVGSLLNGRKYSDSSLPPSNSGKTQNEANQCSQVSNGPSLEMGENGAPGKQNFEQMDTQEIKSDLKKPLVNGICDFDKGDGSHLSKNIPNHKTSNHVGNGEISSVEQQGNLDATQQDTAKGDQGERISNGPVLTLSSSPVVSGTQEAAKLLTQQLSGTNTDLPNGPLASSLNSDVPQQRPSVVVSPQSTASVIQGHQIIAVPHSGPRVSQSTLSSEVRSTNGTAECKTVKRPAEDNDRETVPGIPNKVGVRIVTISDPNNAGCSATMVAVPAGADPSTVAKVAIESAVQQKQQHPTTYIQSMVTQSTPATSIPTVQVQGQQINLQPPSYTAASQHAEQMKKPGQNFMCLWQSCKKWFQTPSQVFYHAATEHGGKDVYPGQCLWEGCEPFQRQRFSFITHLQDKHCSRDALLAGLKQDELGQAGNQKPSNKPPAVGGTPAAPRAQKAIVNHPSAALMALRRGSRNLVFRDFTDEKEGPITKHIRLTAALILKNIGKYSECGRRLLKRHENHLSVLAISNMEASSTLAKCLYELNFTVQSKEHEKDSEMLQ, from the exons ttATCTAGAAAAGTATGAAAAAGTCCATCATTTTGGGGAGGAGGATGATGAGGTACAACCAGGCAATCCAAAGCCACAACTTCCCATTGGTGCAATTCCATCTTCTTATAACTACCAGCAACACAGTGTGTCAG attACCTTCGTCAAAGCTATGGGCTGTCTATGGACTTTAATTCACCAAATGACTATAATAAATTGGTGCTTTCACTGTTATCTGGACTCCCAAATGAAGTGGATTTTGCAATTAATGTATGTACTcttctttcaaatgaaagcaaGCATGTCATGCAGCTTGAAAAGGACCCTAAAATCATCACATTACTGCTTGCTAATGCTGGGGTGTTTGATGACA CTTTAGGAtcattttctgctgtatttGGAGAAGAATGGAAGGAGAAAACTGATAGAGATTTTGTtaag ttttggaaggatattgttgAGGATATTGAAGTACGTGACCTAATTTCTGACAGAAGCAAATCTCAAG AAATTCCATCAGAAGATTGGATTTGGGAATCCTTATTTCATCCACCTCGCAAATTGGGCATTAATGATATCGAAGGGCAGCGGGTTCTTCAGATCGCAGTGATTTTACGTAATCTTTCTTTTGAAGAGGGAAATGTTAAACTTTTGGCAGCTAATCGTACTTGTCTTCGGTTCCTGCTACTCTCTGCTCacagtcattttatttctctacGGCAGTTGGGGCTTGACACGCTGGGAAATATTGCAGCAGAG CTTCTTTTGGATCCTGTTGATTTCAAAACTACTCATCTAATGTTTCACACTGTTACAAAATGCCTCATGTCAAGggatagatttttaaaaatgagag gcatGGAAATCTTGGCAAATCTTTGTAAGGCTGAAGATAATGGTGTCTTAATTTGTGAATATGTGGATCAAGAATCCTACAAAGAGATCATATGTCATCTCACGCTGCCAGATGTGCTGCTTGTAATCTCAGCACTTGAGGTGCTATACATGCTCACAGAAATGGGAGAAGTGGCCTGCACAAAGATTTCTAAAGTAGAGAAGAGCATAG ATACATTAGTATGTCTGGTTTCTATGGACATCCAGATGTTTGGACCTGATGCGCTTACTGCTGTAAAACTCATTGAACATCAGTGTGTTAACCAGCAAGGAGTACCTGATGTCAGACCACCAGTAATGGATCATGGTTCTTCACAGGCCCATGCAGCAGGTGTCCCGG cCTCTAGAGCAGCACCACATGTTGCTCCACCACCAGGAATAGTAGAAATAGACAGCGAGAAATTTGCGTGTCAGTG gTTGAATGCACATTTTGAGCTGAATCTTGATTGCTCAGTCTCTCGAGCAGAAATGTACTCTGAATACCTCTCTACCTGTAGTAAATTAGCTCGAGGTGGAATCCTGACATCAACTGGATTTTATAAATGTCTGCG AACTGTCTTTCCAAATCATACAGTGAAGAGAGTAGAAGATCCAAATAACAATGGTCAAGCACATATACATGTGGTAGGAGTGAAAAGGAGAGCTATACCACTTCCCATTCAGATGTACTATCAGCAGCAACCAACTTCGTCTACCCCAATTGTTCGGGTCGATTCAATTCCTGATGTGTCGTCTTCTCCTTCGCCAGCAG GAATCCCACATGGGCCACAAAGCGTAGGAAATCATTATCAGAGGACCCCTATTAACCAGTCTTCAACTTTGACAGCAACACAGATGTCTTTTCCAATTCAAGGTGTTCATACTGTGGCACAGACTGTTTCTAGAATTCCACAAAACCCTGTTCATGCACAGCAGCAAAATGCTACAATGACTGTTATACAGAATAAAGGTCCAATACCCTGTGAAGTAGTGAAGGCCACAGTAATACAGAGCTCTGTCCCCCAGTCTGGGGTTCCTGTTACTATTGCTGTAGGAGGAGCGCAAGCTTCTAATCAAAATCACAGCAGTACAGGACCACAGCCgtctgttgctgttgttggttCTCAGACGTTGCTTCACCACCAACCTGTAATTCAACAACAGTCTCCGCTGCACGCAGTGGTACCAGGACAGATACCTTCAGGCACTCCTGTTACAGTAATTCAACAAGCTGTACCTCAGGGTCATATATTTGGCAGAGTACAAAACATACCAGCATGCAGTTCAGCAGTTTCACAGGGTCAACAGCTAATCACCACATCATCGCAACCCGGGCAGACGTCATCTCAGCAGTCTTCTACTGGTAACCAGCAACAGGACACAGTCATCATAGCACCACAGCAGTACGTCACCACCTCTGCTTCTAACATTGTTTCTGCCACCACCGTTCAGAATTTCCAAGTAGCAGCTGGGCAGGTGGTCACAATTGCAGGCGTCCAGAACCCACCCACCTCTAGGGTGGGCTTTCAGAACATCGCACCAAAGCCATCCCAGCAAGGTCCGCCTAACGTACAGCAGCCGATGCAGTcgcagcagcagccgcagccaCCACCGTCCCAGCAAAGCGTAGTGATTGTAAGCCAGCCAGCTCAGCAAGGTCAAACGTACGCACCAGCCATTCACCAAATAGTGCTTGCTAATCCAGCTTCCAttcctgctggtcaaactgtCCAGTTGACTGGACAGCCAAGCATTACTCCATCTTCTTCACCATCCCCAGGTCCGGTTACAAATAATCAAGTCCCCACAGTTATGTCATCTTCATGTACCACTTCTCAGTCACAAGGACCCCCTCCTACCGTCAGCCAGATGCTTTCTGtaaagaggcagcagcagcagcaacactcACCAGCATCGTCACAGCAACAGGTACAACAACCGATACAAATGCAAGTTCAGTCCCAACAAGCTAACGCAGGAGTTGGCCAGCCTAACTCTGGTGAATCTAGTCTGATTAAACAACTGCTTCTTCCGAAAAGAGGCCCCTCCACTCCAGGGGGGAAGCTTATACTCCCAGCTCCGCAGATTCCTCCACCTAACAATGCAAGAGCTCCTAGCCCTCAGGTGGTTTATCAGATGGCCAATAACCAAGCACCGGGTTACGGAGTTCAAGGACAGTCttcagctcagcagctgctaGTTGGACAACAAAATGTTCAGCTGGTCCAGGGTGCAATCCCGCCCCAAGGGGCAGTGCAAACAGTACCCATTTCTAATTTACAGATATTGCCAGGTCAGTTGATCTCCAACAGCCCAGCAACGATTTTCCAAGGGACTACTGGCAACCAGGTTACGATAACAGTTGTGCCAAATACGAGTTTTGCTACTGCAACTGTGAGTCAGGGAAACGCAACTCAAATCATCGCTCCAGCAGGCATTGCAGTGAGTGGAACGCAGACAGGAGTTGGGCTCCAGGTGCAAACGCTTCCAGCTACTCAAGCACCTTCAGCTGGACAATCACCGTGTACTGCTGCTCCCCCGTTCAAAGGTGATAAAATAATTTGccaaaaggaggaagaagcaaaggAAGCAACAGGTTTACACATTCACGAACGTAAAATTGAAGTTATGGAGAATCCTTCCTGCCGAAGAGGAGCTGCAAACaccagcaatggggatgcaaaagaaaatgaaatgcaggtgGGAAGTCTTTTAAATGGGAGAAAGTATAGTGACTCCAGTCTACCTCCTTCTAACTCAGGGAAAACTCAGAATGAGGCCAATCAGTGCTCACAAGTCAGTAATGGGCCGTCATTAGAAATGGGTGAGAACGGAGCTCCTGGAAAGCAGAACTTTGAACAAATGGACACGCAGGAAATTAAAAGTGATTTGAAGAAGCCCCTAGTTAATGGAATCTGTGATTTTGATAAAGGAGATGGTTCTCATTTGAGCAAAAACATTCCAAATCACAAAACTTCCAATCATGTAGGAAATGGTGAGATATCTTCAGTGGAACAACAAGGGAATTTGGATGCCACGCAGCAAGATACTGCCAAAGGTGATCAAGGGGAGAGAATTTCTAATGGGCCTGTATTAACTTTGAGTAGTTCACCTGTTGTAAGCGGTACACAGGAGGCTGCAAAACTGTTAACCCAGCAACTTAGTGGTACCAACACTGATTTACCTAATGGACCTCTAGCTTCAAGTTTGAATTCAGATGTGCCTCAGCAACGCCCAAGTGTAGTTGTCTCACCACAATCTACAGCCTCTGTTATACAGGGGCATCAAATCATAGCAGTTCCACACTCAGGACCTAGAGTGTCCCAGTCTACCCTGTCATCCGAAGTTCGGTCTACTAATGGCACAGCAGAATGCAAAACTGTAAAGAGGCCAGCAGAGGATAATGACAGGGAAACTGTTCCAGGAATTCCAAATAAAGTAGGAGTTAGAATTGTTACAATCAGTGACCCCAACAATGCTGGTTGCAGTGCCACTATGGTTGCTGTGCCAGCTGGAGCGGATCCAAGCACTGTAGCGAAAGTAGCAATAGAAAGTGCTGttcaacaaaagcagcagcatccaaCCACGTATATACAAAGCATGGTCACACAG agcacaCCTGCGACGTCAATACCAACAGTGCAAGTACAAGGCCAGCAGATCAATTTGCAGCCACCTTCATACACTGCAGCAAGTCAGCATGCAGAGCAAATGAAGAAACCTGGACAGAACTTCATGTGTCTGTGGCAATCTTGTAAAAA GTGGTTTCAAACACCATCACAGGTCTTCTATCATGCAGCAACTGAACATGGAGGAAAAGATGTCTACCCAGGGCAGTGCTTATGGGAGGGATGTGAACCTTTCCAGCGGCAGAGGTTTTCCTTCATTACCCATTTACAG gATAAACATTGTTCCAGAGATGCTTTACTTGCAGGATTAAAGCAAGATGAACTTGGGCAAGCAGGAAATCAGAAGCCTTCCAATAA GCCGCCAGCTGTAGGGGGtactcctgctgctcccagagcACAGAAGGCCATTGTGAATCATCCAAGTGCTGCCCTAATGGCGTTAAGGAGGGGATCAAGAAACCTCGTCTTCAGAGATTTCACA GATGAAAAAGAGGGACCAATAACTAAACACATCCGATTAACAGCTGccttaatattaaaaaatattggtAAATATTCAGAATGTGGTCGCAG